Proteins from a single region of Ziziphus jujuba cultivar Dongzao chromosome 1, ASM3175591v1:
- the LOC107406683 gene encoding DNA-repair protein XRCC1, producing the protein MSCSKKSPGNSGKNAGKRNLPSWMSCQGNENESCGKKQAGASQGEESNGGGNTKQAKGHSKQCTGSGSTSAKENSKTSASSSAATNFSKLLEGVVFVLSGFVNPERSILRSQALEMGAEFQPDWNSGCTLLICAFPNTPKFRQVEADCGTIVSKEWISECYSQRKLIDIESYLMHAGKPWRRSDSSCKTNLDPKASPPRKSQKQDRSYSKPITSGVAELNKAPNAAKQYFSPSEVKKWAIDDFNNTISWLESQEEKPEPSEIKKIAAEGILTCLQDAIESLEQKQDVCKLTEEWKFVPRVVEELAKLDGVRDNNTGSMSKKNLRRHAMECKRIYEVELSSLEDTSLRKNKRQPKGDEQKKDGKRIKSAGGGTAGYDSDETVEMTEEEIDLAYNTISSKIHKY; encoded by the exons ATGTCTTGTTCAAAGAAGAGTCCTGGAAATTCTGGTAAGAATGCTGGGAAGCGAAATCTTCCTTCATGGATGAGTTGTCAAGGGAATGAAAATGAGTCTTGTGGAAAGAAACAAGCTGGTGCTTCTCAAGGTGAGGAAAGTAATGGTGGTGGGAATACTAAGCAAGCCAAAGGGCATAGTAAGCAATGTACCGGGTCCGGAAGTACATCTGCCAAGGAGAATAGCAAGACTTCTGCATCCAGTTCGGCAGCTACAAACTTTTCCAAGCTTCTG GAAGGGGTAGTATTTGTACTGTCAGGTTTTGTTAATCCTGAGCGTAGCATTTTGAGATCACAAGCTCTGGAAATGGGAGCAGAATTTCAGCCTGACTGGAATTCCGGATGCACGCTGTTGATTTGTGCATTTCCTAACACCCCAAAGTTTCGACAAGTTGAGGCAGATTGTGGGACTATTGTTTCAAAG GAATGGATATCAGAGTGTTATTCACAGAGGAAGCTCATTGATATTGAAAGCTACCTGATGCATGCTGGGAAACCCTGGCGTAGAAGTGACAGTTCCTGTAAAACCAACCTAG ATCCAAAAGCATCCCCACCTAGAAAATCTCAAAAGCAAGATAGATCATATTCAAAACCAATTACCTCAGGAGTTGCAGAG TTGAATAAAGCTCCTAATGCTGCAAAACAGTACTTTTCTCCTTCTGAAGTGAAGAAGTGGGCCATTGACGATTTTAACAATACAATCTCATGGCTTGAGAGTCAAGAAGAAAAG CCAGAGCCAAGTGAGATAAAGAAAATAGCGGCTGAAGGGATTTTGACTTGTTTACAAGATGCAATCGAGTCTCTTGAACAAAAGCAG GATGTCTGCAAACTAACCGAGGAGTGGAAATTCGTGCCTCGTGTGGTTGAGGAGCTGGCAAAGCTTGATGGTGTGAGAGATAATAATACAGGATCAATGTCTAAGAAAAATCTTCGTAGACATGCTATGGAATGCAAACGAATTTATGAGGTGGAACTTAGTAGTTTAGAAGACACTTCATTAAGGAAGAACAAAAGGCAGCCAAAGGGTGATGAACAGAAGAAAGATGgcaaaagaattaaaagtgCTGGCGGTGGTACAGCAGGATATGACAGTGATGAAACTGTGGAAATGACAGAAGAGGAAATTGACCTTGCATACAATACCATATCTTCTAAGATCCATAAATACTGA